Genomic DNA from Salinibacter pepae:
GACGGCTTCTCCCCTGACGGCCCGGCGGTCGTGGAGGCGGGGCCTGCCGGGTACGAGACGATCTCCAGCCGCACCTCCGCGAGCCCGTCGCGGATCATGTCCAGGCGCCCGGCGGCCGCCTTCGAAAGGTCGATGATGCGCCCGTCCTTGAACGGCCCCCGGTCGTTGATGCGCACAACGACGGACGGCTGCGCAGGCGCGTCGATGCGGGTGGCACGGACCCGCGTCCCGAACGGCAGGCTGCGGTGGGCGGCCGTGAGCCCCTGGTGGTCGTATATCTCTCCGTTGGCCGTCGTTCGGCCCACGAACTTGTCCGCGTAGTAGCTGGCAATCCCCTGCGCCTCGGGAAGCCCCTGTTCCCCCACGTGCTGCGTTGAGCCACACCCTGCCAGCACCCCGCACAGCAGAAGCAAGGCCCAGCGGGGCCCTGCCCAGGCGTCCCTCACGGCCGGGTGCGATCGAATCCCCATGGGCTGTGCGCAGGGCGGAATTTTGAAAGCGGTTGCTGTCCGTCGAAAAGCAGTGCCAGACCCAAGGTTCCCCACCCCGGCCCGGTCTCTCTCCGGCCCAGAGCGCCCTGAGCCCGACACAACGGGTGCCCGTCGGCGCCCGCACCGTCGTTCGTTGAAACGTTTGCTACTAATTTGAAGTGCGCCTTCAGAAGCCATCTTGAGCGGAACCGAGCCCGATGCCGCATTTTCAAGAATTTCCGCCTTCTGACCTAGTTGCCTCCCCCTTCACATGCTCGGCACGATCGGCGAGCTTCTCCTTCTGAGCGCCTTCGTAACGTGTGGCGTGTCGGCCGTCGCCTTCTTCTGGGCCGCCCGGACCGACGAGGACAAGCGCGCGGCCAGCACCTGGAAGCGGGCCGGCCGCTGGGCCTGGGGCGCCATGAGCACGGCCGTGGGGGCCGCCTCCGGGCTCCTCTGGTACATGCTTCTTACGCACCAGTACCAGTACGCCTACGTCTACCAGCAGTCGTCGAACGACCTGCCGCTGAATTACCTCTTCTCTACGTTCTGGGCGGGGCAGGAAGGCTCGTTCCTCTTCTGGATCCTCATGATGTGCGTCGTGGGGGGGCTCCTCATCGCGTACGTCCAGCGGGAGTACGAAACCCCAGTGATGGCCATCGTGGGGCTGTGCCAGCTGTTCCTCCTGTCGATGGTCGTGGGGCTGCAGTTCGGCCCCGTTGAGATCGGCTCCTCCCCGTTCATGACGCTGCCGGAGAAGTTTGCCGACGCACCCATCTTTCAGCAAAACCCGGGCTTCGTGCCGGCAGACGGGCAGGGCCTCAACGACCTGCTCCAGAACCCCTGGATGACGATCCATCCGCCCGTGCTCTTCCTCGGCTTCTCGGCGATGGTGGTGCCGTTTGCCTTTGCCCTCGCGGCGCTGTGGAAGAAGCGCTACACGCAGTGGGTGCGCCCGGCCCTGCCGTGGACGCTCTTCGCCGTCATGGCGCTGGGCGTGGCCATCGCGATGGGCGGGTACTGGGCCTACGTCACGCTCTCGTTCGGTGGGTACTGGGCGTGGGACCCCGTCGAAAATTCGTCGCTCGTCCCCTGGCTGCTGGGCGTGGCCGCCTTCCACACGATGCTGGTGCAGAAGAAGAGTGGGTCGAGCCAGAAGGCCTCGCTCCTCCTCTCCATCGCGGCGTACCTGTTCGTCATCTACTCCACGTTCCTCACGCGGAGCGGGATTTTGGGGGACGTGTCGGTGCACTCGTTCGTGAGCCTCGGCCTCTACAATCAGCTGCTGCTCTGGATCGCCACCCTCGGCGTCCTGGGCATCGGGCTGTTCACGTACCGGTACGGCGAACTGCCCGTGCCCGACGAGGAGCCGCGCACCCTCTCCCGCGAGTTCATGATCCTCTGCGGATCGGTCCTGCTCACGGCCACGGCCGCCGTCATCATTCTCGGCACCAGCGCGCCCATCTTCGGCCAGATCTTCCGGGACAACCCGTCGGCCGTGCCGCAGTCGTTTTACAACCAGTGGACGCTGCCCCTGGCGCTCGGCTTCGTGTTTCTTGCCGGGCTCGGCCAGCTCTTCTGGTGGAAAAAGATGGACGTGGCGACGGTGAACCGGGTTCTGCTGAAGCCGCTCGCCCTGGCCACCGCGAGCACCATCGCCGTGCTCATTCTGACGCCGTTCGCGGAGCAGGCGCTCGTCATCCCGGCGGGAACCGGAGCCGCCCCCCAGACGGCCTCGGCCAGCCTCACGGGAAGCCTGGCCGACTTCTGGGCGGCGTACGGACAGGCCCTGCAGATGCTGCTTCTGCTCTTCGTGGGCTTCTTTTCGCTTTTCGGCAACGGGGCTGTGCTCTGGCGCATTCTTCGGGGCAACCCCCGGATGGCCGGCGGGGCGCTCTCGCACGTTGGCTTCGCCCTCATCATCCTCGGCATCATCGCGTCCAATGGCTTTGACCAGGCCCTCCCCCGCATCGGCGAGCCCACGGCGGCGGACGAGGACAAGATGCCGCGCGAGAACTTCGTGGTGGCCAAGGGCCAGACGCGCGTCGTGAACGGGTACCGGGTCACCTACGAGGGCAGGACGACGACCGATCGGGGCCGCGGCCAGTACATCTTGGACGTGCGCGACCCGCAGGGCCGCACCCACACGTTCAACCCTGTGGCGTACCAGGGCAGCAACGACCAGTGGTTCAAGCACCCGGACGTGAAGGCCTTCCTGGAGAAGGATCTCTTTGTCGCCGTGACGCCGAAGGCGGCAACGGGCGTCGCCCAGGACGAGGGCCCGCCCGGCGGCGAGTTTCAGCTCGTGGACGGCGACTCGACCACCCTCGGGGACCGGGAGTACGCGGTCGCCTTCCACGGATTCGAGGTCCTGAAGGGCCCGGAGGGGGCCATGGAGGCGACGGCGACCGACGCCCGCGTGCCGGACGACGCGCAGATGGCCGTGGGGGCCCGCCTTCGGGTCACCAACCTCGATACCCGAGAGACCCGGTCGCTCATGCCCATCTACCTCGTGATGAACGACAACTCGCAGCAGTACATCGAGAACCGAATCGCGGACTGGGACCTCCGAATGAGCTTTACCGAGATGGACGCGAACAGCGGCGAGGCGACCTTCGCCGTAGAGGGCGTCGACGTGATGCCCGAGAACTGGGTGGTGGTGCAGGCCTACACGAAGCCCCTCATCAGCGTCCTCTGGGGCGGCATTATCATTCTCACGCTCGGCTTCGTCGTCTCCATCGGGCGCCGTGTGCAGGACATCCGGTTCCGGCGATGACCGGCTCCTGTCTGCGAACCATGGGCATGGCGCATCGCTGGAGGCCGTCTATATCGGTTTCGCAGTGTCGTGAGTCATGCGTTGTGAGTCACGTATCACGAGTACGCCTCCGTCGCATGGTCGGCAGTTCGGAAAATATATACCGGACCCACTCATGACCCACCAACTCATGACTTATCAACTCATGACTCAATGCTAACCGTTCGCGAGCACATCGACCTCTCTCCGCCGGTGGAGCGGGTGTTTGACTTCATGGATGCCCCCGCCCACCAGGCGCGTATTACCCCGAGTCTGTCGGACTCGACGCTCCTCGAGCGACTGCCGAACGGCGGCTCTCGGGCCCACTACGTCTACCGGATCCTCGGACTGTCGTTTTCCGGCGAGGTCCGCGCGACCGACTACGTGCCGAACGAGCGCATCGTCTGGAGCATGACGGGCGACCTTCAAGGCACCCTTCGATGGTACTTTGAGCCCATCGACGGTGGGTGCCACTTCACCTACGCAGCGACGTATCAGGTTCCGGGGCCGACCCTGCTGCAACCACTGGCCCGGCCGCTCATCCGGCGCTACAACGAACGCGAAGTTCAGGCCCTTCTACACAATCTGGAGGCGCAGGTCACGTCGTAACCCCCAGGCACTTCCTCTTCTCCTGGGCACCTGTGCACAAGCCCCCTCTGGTACTCCCCCCGTTTGCTCCCCCTCCATCGTGAATACACAATGAACTTAAAATTTTCTTGCACCTCAGATAAACAAATTTCTGAGTTCCATTGGAGAAAAGAATAAATACGTTTGCCATACGGTGCGTTTTGTTCGATTTTCTTCGTACCGGAAGCGCTTCGTATCAGAGGATCTTCCGTCTCGAACATACCGCCCCGCTTCTCTTCTATCCTTGACACCGCATTCCATGTCCCTCTAATTGGGGTTCACGCTCAACGGACGCCCCATCCACAACGATGATGTCTTCCTCGCACTCCATCCTCTTGGGATTTGGTCTGGGCCCTCCCTCTGTTCAGGGAGACCGGGCCTCCGTGGGTCGTTCGATCATGCACGAAGGGATTTCCGTGACGGGACGCGTGCCGACCGTGCTTCGGCGTTCGGTGCGCGTCCTTCTTCTTATTGCGATTCTTGCGGACTAACAACCGACCGCCAATCCCTTCCCAGCGATGACATCAGGTATCGTGCGGCGCCGAGGGGATTGGCCCCTCAGCCCCCACGCCCCGATGCCTGTGCCCTTGTCCAGCGTCATCGCATTCCGCCTGTGTGCCTCCGTCGGGCCCGCCGTGTACCCGTCTAGCGTCTCGGCGGCCTACACGGCATCGGGGCGTGTGCGAGGGAGAAGGGGGTCGCGCGCGCCGTCCCTCCCCGCGACGTTTCTCCGACACTAGGCCGACCCGGACCGACCGATGCCGACCGACACCATGCCGTCTTCCGATGCAGCCGCTCCCCCCTCAAACGGCGCGTCGGACGCGCCCATTCTGAAGGGCTCCGAAATTTTCGTCCGTGCCCTCGAGGAAGAAGGCGTGGACCGCGTCTTCGGCCATCCGGGCGGGGCCGTCATCAAGATCTACGACGCGATGGAGCGCATCCAGCCGTCGTACGACCACGTCCTCGTCCGGCACGAGCAGGGTGGCACCCACGCCGCCGAGGGCTACGCGAAGGCCACCGGGCGGGTGGGCACCATGCTCGCCACGAGCGGGCCCGGGGCCACCAACACCGTGACGGGCATCGCGGACGCGTATCTCGACTCGGTCCCCATCGTCGTGTTCACCGGCCAGGTGTCCACCCACCTGATCGGCAACGACAGCTTTCAGGAGACCGACACGACGGGCGTCACCCGCAGCATCACGAAGCACAACTTCCTGGTGCGGGACGTGAATAATCTGGCCTCGACGGTGAAGCAGGCCTACCACATCGCCCGCACGGGCCGTCCGGGCCCCGTCGTGGTGGACCTTCCGAAGGACGTACAGATGGACGAGGCGCCGTTCGCGTATCCGGAGGCGCCGGGGCTGGACGGGTACTCCGTGCCCGGCGCCGCCGCGCCGACGCAGGTGGACCGCGCGGCCAAGATGATTGAGGAGGCCGAGAAGCCGCTCCTGTACGTGGGGGGCGGGACGATCAACGCCGACGCGCCGGAGGTGCTCACGGAGCTCGCCCGCGCGGCCAACCTCCCGGTCACCACCACCCTGCACGGCCTGGGCGCCTTCCCCGAGACGGACGACCTCGCGCTCGGCTGGCTCGGCATGCACGGCTTCTACCACACGAACATGGCCGTGCAGAACGCCGACCTCATCATGGCCGTCGGCGCCCGCTTCGACGACCGCGTCACCGGCGACGTGGACGAATGGACGCCGAACGCCAAAATCATCCACGTCGACATCGACCCGTCGTGCATCTCCAAAAACGTGTACGCCGACTGCGCGCTCATCGGCGACGCGCAGGCGGTCCTGCAGCAGCTGCTCCCCAAGGTAGAGCCGAAGGACACGTCGGACTGGCTCAGTCAGATTGACGAATGGCGGGGCGAGTGTCCGCCCTACGAGTACGACGAGCCGGAGGAGGACGACGTGATCGCGCCGGAGTCCGTCGTGGAGGCGCTCTACGAGAAGACGCAGGGCGACGCGGTGATGGTGACGGACGTGGGACAGCATCAGATGTGGGTCTGCCAGTACTACAAGTTCGGCCGGACCCGCTCGCACGTCAGCTCCGGCGGCCTCGGCACCATGGGCTTCGGCCTGCCGGCGGCGATGGGCGCGGCCTTCGGGATGCGCGAGGGACGCGACCTCGACGTCGTCTGCGTGAGTGGCGACGGCGGCTTCGTGATGAACGCGCAGGAGCTGAGCGTGGCGGCCCGGCACGGCCTGCCCCTCAAGATCGCCGTGATCAACAACAACTACCTCGGCATGGTGCGGCAGTGGCAGTCCCTCTTCCACGAGGACCGCTTCAGCCACACGGACCTCAAACCCACGAACCCCGACTTCGTGACGCTCGCGGAGGCGCACCACTGCGTCGGCCTGCGGGCCCGTTCGCCCGACGAGGTGGGCGACGTGATCGACGAGGCCTGGACCGTGGACGACCGGCCCGTCGTGATGGAATTCCAGGTGCCAAAGGAGGAGATGGTCTTCCCCATGGTGCCCGCCGGCGCCGCCAGCGACGACATGCTCACGGAGATGTTCGACAAGGAGAAGATGGCGGATAAGTGACGAGTGATGCGTGAAGACGTGAGGCTACCCCTCATCACGCATCACGTTTCACGCATCACGCCTCCTGCCCCCCTCCCCAGAATATTTCTCCGCATCAACAGAATTGATCGTATGTCCGACGAAGACACGCTGACCCGCCAACAGATCCGCCGGAAGCGCAAGTTTGGCGAGCCCCTCCTGCCGGAAGAGGAAGACGAGACCGACCAGGAGCACCGGCACATCCTGGCCGTCACGCTCGAAAACACGATCGGCGCGCTCAATCGCGTCACGAATCTCTTCTCGGCCCGCGGCTTCAACCTGGAGAGCGTCGCCGTGGGCGAGACCAACGAGCCCGCCGTCGCCCGCCTCACGCTCGTCACGGTGGGCAACGACCGCATCGTGGCCCAGATTACGCGCCAGCTCGACAACCTCGTCAACACCTACGACGTCACCGACCTGACCGACGCGGAGCACGTGGAGCGGGAGCTCTGCCTGCTCAAGGTGCGGTACACCGACGAGACGCGCCCGGAAATCCTGGACATCAAGGACATCTTCCGCGGGCGCGTCGTCAACGTGACGCCGGAGACGATGGTGCTGGAGGTCACCGGCCCGACGAAGAAGGTCACGGCCTTCATCGGCATGATGGAGGAGCACGGGATTGAAGAGGTCGCCCGCAGCGGGCAGGTCGCGATGCACCGCGCCCTGGAGTACGAGGCGCCCAATCCCCTCGCCTCCGCCGACGCTGATCCCTCCGCCAACGGCTCGACCCCGGACAACAAGTAGTCTCTTACCGCCTGCCTTCCAGAACACCCAACGCTCAACCCCCAACCCTCAACTCAATAATGGACGTACACTACGACGCGGATCCGGCTCTCATCCACGACAAGCAGGTCGCCGTCATCGGCTACGGCAGCCAGGGCCACGCCCATGCGCTCAACCTGCACGACAGCGGCGTCGACGTG
This window encodes:
- a CDS encoding heme lyase CcmF/NrfE family subunit: MLGTIGELLLLSAFVTCGVSAVAFFWAARTDEDKRAASTWKRAGRWAWGAMSTAVGAASGLLWYMLLTHQYQYAYVYQQSSNDLPLNYLFSTFWAGQEGSFLFWILMMCVVGGLLIAYVQREYETPVMAIVGLCQLFLLSMVVGLQFGPVEIGSSPFMTLPEKFADAPIFQQNPGFVPADGQGLNDLLQNPWMTIHPPVLFLGFSAMVVPFAFALAALWKKRYTQWVRPALPWTLFAVMALGVAIAMGGYWAYVTLSFGGYWAWDPVENSSLVPWLLGVAAFHTMLVQKKSGSSQKASLLLSIAAYLFVIYSTFLTRSGILGDVSVHSFVSLGLYNQLLLWIATLGVLGIGLFTYRYGELPVPDEEPRTLSREFMILCGSVLLTATAAVIILGTSAPIFGQIFRDNPSAVPQSFYNQWTLPLALGFVFLAGLGQLFWWKKMDVATVNRVLLKPLALATASTIAVLILTPFAEQALVIPAGTGAAPQTASASLTGSLADFWAAYGQALQMLLLLFVGFFSLFGNGAVLWRILRGNPRMAGGALSHVGFALIILGIIASNGFDQALPRIGEPTAADEDKMPRENFVVAKGQTRVVNGYRVTYEGRTTTDRGRGQYILDVRDPQGRTHTFNPVAYQGSNDQWFKHPDVKAFLEKDLFVAVTPKAATGVAQDEGPPGGEFQLVDGDSTTLGDREYAVAFHGFEVLKGPEGAMEATATDARVPDDAQMAVGARLRVTNLDTRETRSLMPIYLVMNDNSQQYIENRIADWDLRMSFTEMDANSGEATFAVEGVDVMPENWVVVQAYTKPLISVLWGGIIILTLGFVVSIGRRVQDIRFRR
- the ilvN gene encoding acetolactate synthase small subunit, with protein sequence MSDEDTLTRQQIRRKRKFGEPLLPEEEDETDQEHRHILAVTLENTIGALNRVTNLFSARGFNLESVAVGETNEPAVARLTLVTVGNDRIVAQITRQLDNLVNTYDVTDLTDAEHVERELCLLKVRYTDETRPEILDIKDIFRGRVVNVTPETMVLEVTGPTKKVTAFIGMMEEHGIEEVARSGQVAMHRALEYEAPNPLASADADPSANGSTPDNK
- a CDS encoding SRPBCC family protein, which translates into the protein MLTVREHIDLSPPVERVFDFMDAPAHQARITPSLSDSTLLERLPNGGSRAHYVYRILGLSFSGEVRATDYVPNERIVWSMTGDLQGTLRWYFEPIDGGCHFTYAATYQVPGPTLLQPLARPLIRRYNEREVQALLHNLEAQVTS
- the ilvB gene encoding biosynthetic-type acetolactate synthase large subunit, whose translation is MPTDTMPSSDAAAPPSNGASDAPILKGSEIFVRALEEEGVDRVFGHPGGAVIKIYDAMERIQPSYDHVLVRHEQGGTHAAEGYAKATGRVGTMLATSGPGATNTVTGIADAYLDSVPIVVFTGQVSTHLIGNDSFQETDTTGVTRSITKHNFLVRDVNNLASTVKQAYHIARTGRPGPVVVDLPKDVQMDEAPFAYPEAPGLDGYSVPGAAAPTQVDRAAKMIEEAEKPLLYVGGGTINADAPEVLTELARAANLPVTTTLHGLGAFPETDDLALGWLGMHGFYHTNMAVQNADLIMAVGARFDDRVTGDVDEWTPNAKIIHVDIDPSCISKNVYADCALIGDAQAVLQQLLPKVEPKDTSDWLSQIDEWRGECPPYEYDEPEEDDVIAPESVVEALYEKTQGDAVMVTDVGQHQMWVCQYYKFGRTRSHVSSGGLGTMGFGLPAAMGAAFGMREGRDLDVVCVSGDGGFVMNAQELSVAARHGLPLKIAVINNNYLGMVRQWQSLFHEDRFSHTDLKPTNPDFVTLAEAHHCVGLRARSPDEVGDVIDEAWTVDDRPVVMEFQVPKEEMVFPMVPAGAASDDMLTEMFDKEKMADK